In the genome of Oryzomonas sagensis, one region contains:
- a CDS encoding DUF2845 domain-containing protein, whose protein sequence is MKWTDIAVAAVFYFSGMLAYADNFSCPNGAIVSTGDKIATVEAKCDPPAFKTNDMSAPMHFNPEENPCYKSGEPYTWLKKEPYVEWIYTEGSSLQHILVFYQGCLREVRTGGFVK, encoded by the coding sequence ATGAAATGGACAGATATTGCTGTAGCCGCTGTTTTCTATTTCTCGGGCATGCTGGCATATGCCGACAACTTTAGCTGTCCCAACGGCGCTATTGTCTCGACCGGAGACAAAATTGCCACGGTGGAAGCTAAGTGCGATCCCCCTGCTTTCAAAACGAATGACATGAGTGCCCCGATGCATTTTAACCCGGAAGAGAACCCTTGCTATAAAAGTGGTGAGCCCTATACTTGGCTGAAAAAGGAGCCGTATGTAGAATGGATATACACTGAGGGCTCTTCACTGCAACATATTTTGGTATTTTATCAAGGGTGTCTTAGAGAAGTTCGAACGGGTGGTTTTGTAAAATGA
- a CDS encoding cytochrome c3 family protein codes for MNLLGSLLVLLLPLAALLLPVASFAAEPQEIVCIQCHGAMPGKIGEPVKLWKGSIHAENGIACNACHGGDPKDAANAMSPARGFLGAPKEPAIPAFCGRCHVGVLKDYLASAHGKALGKGGPTCVTCHSNHLVVKASLDIINEKRCSQCHSYERAKVIRAAMLETETMIVAMDKRIAVYKGQGTDTESLEKGLFAVRNRFHTLFHNVDVEMVKKESAGIQADLKKIQAQLTALDESRQKRKIAGAVVVSAMLLLALFAHLLRKTFD; via the coding sequence ATGAACCTGTTGGGAAGCCTGCTCGTCCTGCTCTTACCCCTGGCCGCCCTGCTGTTGCCTGTGGCCTCATTCGCCGCGGAACCGCAGGAGATCGTCTGCATCCAGTGCCACGGCGCCATGCCGGGCAAGATCGGCGAGCCGGTCAAACTCTGGAAGGGGAGCATTCACGCGGAAAACGGCATCGCCTGCAACGCCTGCCACGGCGGCGACCCCAAGGACGCGGCCAACGCCATGAGTCCGGCCCGCGGCTTCCTGGGCGCGCCCAAGGAACCGGCCATCCCGGCCTTCTGCGGCCGCTGCCACGTGGGGGTGTTGAAGGACTATCTGGCCAGCGCCCACGGCAAGGCCTTGGGCAAGGGGGGGCCGACCTGCGTCACCTGCCACAGCAACCATCTGGTGGTCAAGGCGTCGCTGGATATCATCAACGAGAAACGCTGCAGCCAGTGCCACAGCTACGAGCGAGCCAAGGTGATCAGGGCAGCCATGCTGGAGACCGAGACCATGATCGTCGCCATGGACAAGCGGATCGCGGTCTACAAGGGGCAAGGGACTGATACGGAGAGCCTGGAGAAGGGGTTATTCGCCGTGCGCAACCGCTTCCACACCCTGTTCCACAACGTGGACGTGGAGATGGTGAAGAAAGAGTCGGCCGGGATACAGGCGGACCTGAAGAAGATCCAGGCTCAGCTCACGGCCCTGGACGAGTCGCGCCAGAAGCGGAAGATCGCCGGGGCGGTTGTTGTTTCGGCCATGCTGCTGCTGGCGTTGTTTGCGCATCTGCTGAGGAAAACGTTTGATTAG
- a CDS encoding cytochrome b gives MALFKRLIDWIDVRIGAREIVAKELTGYLLPRNINAWYSMGSILLFIFTLQVVTGILLLIYYVPDADKAFKSVSFIMNQVPFGWLIRTCHAIGSNMMVLVLFLHMLSVLFMNSYKSPRELNWLTGFILFTLVQGISLTGYLLPWSQLSFWATTVATNSVGAIPAVGPYLVEFLRGGTLVGPPTLGRFFALHVALIPLGMAAVVGAHLFFLQRTGVSTPPFGRKETANQWRGDGYRYESHPGGIPFFPHYALEDLRSIFIYLACFLAVVFFAPNLFFTGDSFLPANPLQTPAHIKPEWYFLANYQTLKIFPNEFIGLSVQGAAMTFLALLPFIDRSKERHPLKRPLFMICAVGGILLWIGLSVWGHYS, from the coding sequence ATGGCTCTCTTCAAACGGCTTATTGATTGGATCGACGTGCGCATCGGCGCCCGGGAGATCGTGGCGAAGGAACTGACCGGCTACCTCCTGCCCCGCAACATCAATGCCTGGTATTCCATGGGGAGCATCCTGCTCTTCATCTTCACCCTGCAGGTGGTCACCGGCATCCTGCTGTTGATCTACTACGTGCCGGATGCGGACAAGGCGTTCAAGAGCGTGTCCTTCATCATGAACCAGGTCCCCTTCGGCTGGCTCATCCGCACGTGTCACGCCATCGGCTCCAATATGATGGTGCTGGTGCTCTTCCTCCACATGTTGTCCGTGCTCTTCATGAACAGCTACAAGAGCCCGCGGGAGCTCAACTGGCTCACCGGCTTCATCCTCTTCACCCTGGTCCAGGGCATCTCTCTGACCGGCTACCTGCTTCCCTGGAGCCAACTCTCCTTCTGGGCCACCACCGTGGCCACCAACAGCGTGGGCGCCATCCCGGCGGTGGGGCCGTACCTGGTGGAGTTCCTGCGGGGGGGCACGCTGGTCGGCCCCCCGACCCTGGGGCGCTTCTTCGCCCTGCACGTGGCGCTCATCCCGTTGGGGATGGCGGCCGTGGTCGGCGCCCACCTGTTCTTCCTGCAACGCACCGGCGTCTCCACGCCCCCCTTCGGCCGTAAGGAGACCGCCAACCAATGGCGGGGGGACGGCTACCGCTACGAGAGCCATCCGGGGGGCATCCCGTTCTTCCCCCACTATGCCCTGGAAGACCTGCGCTCCATCTTCATCTACCTGGCCTGTTTCCTGGCGGTGGTGTTCTTCGCTCCCAACCTGTTCTTCACCGGCGATTCCTTTCTCCCGGCCAACCCGCTCCAGACCCCGGCCCACATCAAGCCTGAATGGTACTTCCTGGCCAACTACCAGACCTTGAAGATCTTCCCCAACGAGTTCATCGGCCTGTCGGTGCAGGGGGCCGCCATGACCTTCCTGGCCCTGCTCCCCTTCATCGACAGAAGCAAGGAACGCCACCCCCTGAAACGCCCCCTGTTCATGATCTGCGCCGTGGGGGGGATTCTGCTCTGGATCGGGCTGAGCGTCTGGGGGCACTACTCATGA